A single region of the Raphanus sativus cultivar WK10039 chromosome 1, ASM80110v3, whole genome shotgun sequence genome encodes:
- the LOC130494851 gene encoding uncharacterized protein LOC130494851, whose protein sequence is MVKTKWTRKKKKTKPLKDITSPLKDIEIPKEIEKEKKNDVNLVEDKEKEANPVEDKDSEMETNTNEENETEERVDDEEANKVQSDVEEEDEQRSEEEERSEEEQEHRSEEEERSEEEERSEEGEEERSEEEQRSEEEQRSEEEERSEEEEEREEREEGEEERSEEEANLDESNDGRREGRREEGSREEEIYNVDNFLAFEAIEKLGEKFRERVPDEDVHPTCPRMCRSMFKRSEMKGFPLEKINKALGDTTDIENILACTDEDKTLLDGITEPEDIRDKDDTIVESWMKVVERGYVVRFEDMLKEDVAARQAPPPEPQIGNDTEATNEAGGNSVKLDELVQVINSFKEDIGGRMTKIEEKVGEIDSRLAASEGFVQELLDGRNVNADMEEEQQGVSKRSRNKTKDITSRAKKKSKKN, encoded by the exons ATGGTGAAGACGAAatggacgaggaagaagaagaaaacgaaacCATTGAAGGATATAACATCTCCATTGAAAGATATTGAGATTCCGAAagagattgagaaagagaagaagaacgaTGTGAATCTCGTTgaagataaagaaaaagagGCGAACCCTGTTGAAGATAAAGATTCTGAGATGGAGACGAACACTAATGAAGAGAACGAGACCGAAGAGAGAGTTGATGATGAAGAGGCGAACAAGGTTCAAAGTGAtgtagaggaagaagatgaacagaggtcagaggaggaagagaggtcAGAGGAAGAACAGGAACATAGgtcagaggaggaagagaggtcagaagaggaagagaggtcagaggaaggagaggaagagaggtcaGAGGAGGAACAGAGGTCAGAGGAGGAACAGAGGTCAGAGGAGGAAGAGCGgtcagaggaagaagaggaaagagaggaaagagaggaaggagaggaagagaggtcaGAAGAAGAGGCGAACTTGGATGAGAGCAATGATGGAAGAAGAGAAGGACGTAGGGAAGAAGGAAGTAGGGAAGAAGAAATTTACAATGTAGACAAT TTCTTAGCATTTGAGGCCATCGAGAAATTGGGGGAGAAATTCCGAGAGCGAGTACCAGATGAAGACGTACACCCAACATGTCCAAGGATGTGCCGATCAATGTTCAAGAGAAGTGAAATGAAGGGATTTCCActagagaaaataaataaagcacTCGGTGATACTACG GACATTGAGAACATCTTGGCTTGTACCGACGAAGACAAGACTCTACTAGATGGGATAACAGAACCAGAAGACATCAGAGATAAGGATGACACGATTGTGGAGAGTTGGATGAAGGTGGTGGAGAGGGGTTATGTTGTTAGGTTTGAAGATATGTTGAAGGAAGATGTGGCTGCTAGACAAGCCCCTCCCCCTGAGCCTCAGATTGGAAACGACACAGAAGCTACCAATGAAGCAGGAGGGAACAGCGTCAAGCTAGATGAATTGGTGCAAGTCATTAACAGCTTCAAAGAAGatattggagggcggatgacGAAGATTGAGGAAAAGGTTGGGGAGATTGACTCAAGACTCGCTGCATCGGAAGGTTTTGTTCAAGAGCTCTTAGATGGTAGGAATGTGAATGCGGATATGGAGGAGGAACAACAGGGCGTCTCGAAGAGGTCAAGGAACAAGACAAAGGACATCACTTCCAGGGCAAAGAAGAAGTCAAAGAAAAACTGA
- the LOC108806781 gene encoding probable LRR receptor-like serine/threonine-protein kinase At1g29720 isoform X1, protein MSMMWIVFSALLFFTIITRFSVIQTASTSPALHPDELNSLEKVATTLGIKRVNLSYEDPCSLGTLMITQQVDSVWNPEVNNTIACDCSFNNKTICHITELVLMNFTLEGKLPPQLAKLRYLQSIDLSANYLTGTIPVEWASMSHLVLISLSGNRLSGKLPTWLQNLKNLKFLGVEGNQFSGPIPHELGNLTNLERLYLSSNQFTGSLPITLAKLVNLRRFWICDNNLSGTIPAYIGNWSRLERLYLYASGLKGPIPDAVASLESLSDLRISDMTGINSFPILSSKVLQTLILRNVSLSGPIPPYIWNLPNLKRLDLSFNKLTGEVQQIHKAPRFTYLAGNMLTGNVESAFFVNSKPNIDLSYNNFSWSSTCHENSNINTYRSSNSKNNLTGLFPCAGPITCKSYHRSLHINCGGENVQVTNSSRKITYQADNKKVWAATNLHMERWGISNTGDFTDDKSDDDTFIVSTSLRLSGGSPGHLYKTARRSALSLVYYAFCLENGAYNVKLHFMEIQFSDKEVYSRIGRRVFDVYVQGELFLKDFNIKEEANGTLKPVVKELNAVNVTDHMLEIRLYWAGKGTTFIPNRGNYGPLISAISLCHSHEPLCGAEKIKHHINYPLVLGATGAFVTSTLLAFGIYAWRRRREDKITRERDLRSQSLQTVCYTWRQLKAATNNFDQANKLGEGGFGAVFKGELWDGTIIAVKQLSSKSHQGNREFVNEIGMISGLNHPNLVKLYGCCVEKNQLLLVYEYMENNSLALALHEKRSLKLDWVARRKICVGIAKGLEFLHEGSTIRMVHRDIKTSNVLLDADLNAKISDFGLARLHEEERSHISTKVAGTMGYMAPEYVLWGQLTEKVDVYSFGVVAMEIVSGQSNTKHRGSDDQVSLINWALTLQQKGDILEIVDPLLEGDFNSKEAMRMINVALVCTNSSPSLRPTMSEAVQMLEGVIEIKEVMPDPGLYGHDWSMSKLMHIDTRGRSSTSGLTDRTETTMKSSVSGFNPYQYPSSSLECP, encoded by the exons ATGTCAATGATGTGGATCGTCTTCTCGGCTCTCCTGTTCTTCACCATCATCACACGCTTCTCCGTGATTCAAACAGCCTCTACTTCACCAGCTCTCCATCCAGATGAAT TGAATTCGCTTGAGAAGGTAGCTACTACACTTGGTATAAAGAGAGTGAACCTAAGTTATGAAGACCCATGCAGTTTAGGAACTCTAATGATAACACAACAAGTTGATTCTGTTTGGAATCCAGAGGTGAACAACACCATCGCTTGTGACTGTAGCTTTAACAACAAAACGATATGTCATATTACAGAATT AGTTCTCATGAATTTTACTCTTGAGGGGAAACTTCCACCTCAGTTGGCCAAGCTTCGATATCTCCAGTCAAT CGACTTATCAGCAAACTACCTTACGGGCACGATTCCAGTGGAGTGGGCTTCAATGTCACACCTCGTTCTCAT CTCACTCTCCGGGAATCGTTTGTCTGGGAAGTTACCAACCTGGTTGCAAAACTTAAAGAACCTGAAGTTCCT AGGGGTTGAAGGAAACCAGTTCTCTGGTCCCATTCCTCATGAGCTTGGTAACTTGACCAACCTTGAACGATT GTATCTTTCATCCAATCAATTTACAGGAAGCTTGCCTATCACTCTCGCTAAACTAGTAAACCTGAGGCGGTT ttgGATATGTGATAATAACTTAAGTGGAACTATCCCAGCATATATTGGCAACTGGTCTCGGCTTGAAAGGCT ATATCTATACGCAAGTGGACTAAAAGGACCTATTCCTGATGCAGTGGCCAGCCTTGAAAGTCTTAGTGATCT GAGAATTAGTGATATGACTGGAATAAACTCCTTTCCAATCCTATCCAGCAAAGTCCTCCAAACCCT AATTTTGAGGAATGTGAGTTTGTCTGGTCCCATTCCTCCTTACATCTGGAACTTGCCAAACCTAAAGAGACT AGATTTATCGTTTAACAAGTTGACTGGTGAAGTGCAACAAATACATAAAGCACCGAGATTTAC CTACCTGGCTGGCAACATGCTTACCGGAAACGTTGAATCTGCTTTTTTCGTCAACAGTAAACCTAACAT TGATCTCTCTTATAACAATTTCTCATGGTCATCGACCTGTCATGAAAATAG TAACATTAACACATACCGGAGCTCAAACTCGAAAAACAATTT AactggactttttccatgcgCTGGTCCAATCACCTGCAAGAGCT ATCATAGATCATTGCATATAAATTGCGGTGGAGAAAATGTACAGGTTACAAACTCCTCTCGTAAAATCACTTATCAAGCTGATAACAAAAAGGTCTGGGCGGCAACAAATCTTCACATGGAAAGATGGGGAATCAGCAACACTGGCGACTTTACCGATGATAAAAGTGACGATGACACGTTTATCGTTTCAACTAGTTTAAGACTATCTGGAGGTTCTCCTGGTCATCTATATAAGACCGCACGTCGATCTGCACTCTCTCTAGTTTATTATGCGTTCTGCTTGGAAAATGGAGCCTACAACGTGAAACTCCATTTTATGGAAATCCAGTTTTCAGACAAAGAGGTATACAGTCGTATAGGCAGACGCGTATTTGATGTTTATGTTCAG GGAGAACTGTTCTTGAAGGATTTTAACATTAAAGAGGAGGCTAATGGGACTCTGAAGCCTGTTGTGAAAGAATTGAATGCTGTTAATGTGACTGATCATATGTTAGAGATTCGGTTGTATTGGGCTGGTAAAGGGACAACTTTCATCCCCAACAGAGGAAACTATGGTCCTCTTATCTCTGCTATCTCCTTGTGTCACA GTCATGAGCCACTATGCGGAG CGGAGAAAATAAAACACCACATTAATTATCCCCTAGTTTTGGGGGCAACGGGTGCGTTTGTAACAAGCACACTCTTGGCCTTTGGAATATATGCTTGGAGGAGACGCAGGGAAGACAAGATTACAAGAGAAAGAG ATCTGAGATCTCAGAGTCTGCAAACGGTTTGCTATACTTGGAGGCAGCTGAAGGCTGCAACAAACAATTTTGACCAAGccaataaacttggagaaggaGGTTTCGGAGCCGTATTTAAA GGAGAGCTGTGGGATGGAACTATCATAGCAGTGAAGCAGCTTTCTTCCAAGTCACACCAAGGAAACCGCGAGTTTGTGAATGAGATAGGCATGATCTCAGGTCTGAATCATCCAAACCTTGTCAAGCTTTATGGATGTTGTGTTGAAAAGAACCAGTTGTTGCTGGTCTATGAGTACATGGAAAACAACTCCCTTGCTCTTGCTCTGCATG AGAAGAGGTCCCTGAAACTAGATTGGGTAGCAAGAAGAAAAATATGTGTTGGAATCGCAAAAGGCCTTGAGTTCCTCCATGAAGGATCGACGATCCGGATGGTTCACCGTGACATTAAAACCAGTAATGTGCTTCTAGATGCCGACCTAAATGCAAAGATATCTGACTTTGGTTTGGCTAGGCTCCATGAAGAAGAACGCAGTCACATTAGTACCAAAGTCGCCGGAACCAT GGGATATATGGCTCCTGAATATGTACTATGGGGTCAGTTAACAGAGAAAGTAGACGTGTATAGCTTTGGGGTTGTGGCAATGGAGATTGTTAGTGGACAGAGTAATACTAAACACAGGGGAAGTGATGATCAGGTCTCCCTTATCAATTGG GCACTGACGCTGCAACAGAAAGGGGACATATTGGAGATTGTAGATCCATTGCTGGAAGGTGATTTCAACAGCAAAGAAGCCATGAGGATGATCAACGTTGCTCTTGTTTGCACAAACTCATCTCCTTCATTGAGGCCAACAATGTCAGAGGCCGTGCAGATGCTGGAGGGAGTGATCGAAATAAAAGAGGTTATGCCAGATCCTGGTTTATATGGACACGACTGGAGCATGTCAAAGCTGATGCACATTGATACACGTGGACGCTCGAGCACCTCCGGTCTGACAGATCGAACAGAAACAACAATGAAATCCTCTGTTTCTGGTTTTAATCCCTATCAGTATCCTTCCTCATCACTGGAATGTCCCTAG
- the LOC108806781 gene encoding probable LRR receptor-like serine/threonine-protein kinase At1g29720 isoform X3: protein MSHLVLISLSGNRLSGKLPTWLQNLKNLKFLGVEGNQFSGPIPHELGNLTNLERLYLSSNQFTGSLPITLAKLVNLRRFWICDNNLSGTIPAYIGNWSRLERLYLYASGLKGPIPDAVASLESLSDLRISDMTGINSFPILSSKVLQTLILRNVSLSGPIPPYIWNLPNLKRLDLSFNKLTGEVQQIHKAPRFTYLAGNMLTGNVESAFFVNSKPNIDLSYNNFSWSSTCHENSNINTYRSSNSKNNLTGLFPCAGPITCKSYHRSLHINCGGENVQVTNSSRKITYQADNKKVWAATNLHMERWGISNTGDFTDDKSDDDTFIVSTSLRLSGGSPGHLYKTARRSALSLVYYAFCLENGAYNVKLHFMEIQFSDKEVYSRIGRRVFDVYVQGELFLKDFNIKEEANGTLKPVVKELNAVNVTDHMLEIRLYWAGKGTTFIPNRGNYGPLISAISLCHSHEPLCGAEKIKHHINYPLVLGATGAFVTSTLLAFGIYAWRRRREDKITRERDLRSQSLQTVCYTWRQLKAATNNFDQANKLGEGGFGAVFKGELWDGTIIAVKQLSSKSHQGNREFVNEIGMISGLNHPNLVKLYGCCVEKNQLLLVYEYMENNSLALALHEKRSLKLDWVARRKICVGIAKGLEFLHEGSTIRMVHRDIKTSNVLLDADLNAKISDFGLARLHEEERSHISTKVAGTMGYMAPEYVLWGQLTEKVDVYSFGVVAMEIVSGQSNTKHRGSDDQVSLINWALTLQQKGDILEIVDPLLEGDFNSKEAMRMINVALVCTNSSPSLRPTMSEAVQMLEGVIEIKEVMPDPGLYGHDWSMSKLMHIDTRGRSSTSGLTDRTETTMKSSVSGFNPYQYPSSSLECP, encoded by the exons ATGTCACACCTCGTTCTCAT CTCACTCTCCGGGAATCGTTTGTCTGGGAAGTTACCAACCTGGTTGCAAAACTTAAAGAACCTGAAGTTCCT AGGGGTTGAAGGAAACCAGTTCTCTGGTCCCATTCCTCATGAGCTTGGTAACTTGACCAACCTTGAACGATT GTATCTTTCATCCAATCAATTTACAGGAAGCTTGCCTATCACTCTCGCTAAACTAGTAAACCTGAGGCGGTT ttgGATATGTGATAATAACTTAAGTGGAACTATCCCAGCATATATTGGCAACTGGTCTCGGCTTGAAAGGCT ATATCTATACGCAAGTGGACTAAAAGGACCTATTCCTGATGCAGTGGCCAGCCTTGAAAGTCTTAGTGATCT GAGAATTAGTGATATGACTGGAATAAACTCCTTTCCAATCCTATCCAGCAAAGTCCTCCAAACCCT AATTTTGAGGAATGTGAGTTTGTCTGGTCCCATTCCTCCTTACATCTGGAACTTGCCAAACCTAAAGAGACT AGATTTATCGTTTAACAAGTTGACTGGTGAAGTGCAACAAATACATAAAGCACCGAGATTTAC CTACCTGGCTGGCAACATGCTTACCGGAAACGTTGAATCTGCTTTTTTCGTCAACAGTAAACCTAACAT TGATCTCTCTTATAACAATTTCTCATGGTCATCGACCTGTCATGAAAATAG TAACATTAACACATACCGGAGCTCAAACTCGAAAAACAATTT AactggactttttccatgcgCTGGTCCAATCACCTGCAAGAGCT ATCATAGATCATTGCATATAAATTGCGGTGGAGAAAATGTACAGGTTACAAACTCCTCTCGTAAAATCACTTATCAAGCTGATAACAAAAAGGTCTGGGCGGCAACAAATCTTCACATGGAAAGATGGGGAATCAGCAACACTGGCGACTTTACCGATGATAAAAGTGACGATGACACGTTTATCGTTTCAACTAGTTTAAGACTATCTGGAGGTTCTCCTGGTCATCTATATAAGACCGCACGTCGATCTGCACTCTCTCTAGTTTATTATGCGTTCTGCTTGGAAAATGGAGCCTACAACGTGAAACTCCATTTTATGGAAATCCAGTTTTCAGACAAAGAGGTATACAGTCGTATAGGCAGACGCGTATTTGATGTTTATGTTCAG GGAGAACTGTTCTTGAAGGATTTTAACATTAAAGAGGAGGCTAATGGGACTCTGAAGCCTGTTGTGAAAGAATTGAATGCTGTTAATGTGACTGATCATATGTTAGAGATTCGGTTGTATTGGGCTGGTAAAGGGACAACTTTCATCCCCAACAGAGGAAACTATGGTCCTCTTATCTCTGCTATCTCCTTGTGTCACA GTCATGAGCCACTATGCGGAG CGGAGAAAATAAAACACCACATTAATTATCCCCTAGTTTTGGGGGCAACGGGTGCGTTTGTAACAAGCACACTCTTGGCCTTTGGAATATATGCTTGGAGGAGACGCAGGGAAGACAAGATTACAAGAGAAAGAG ATCTGAGATCTCAGAGTCTGCAAACGGTTTGCTATACTTGGAGGCAGCTGAAGGCTGCAACAAACAATTTTGACCAAGccaataaacttggagaaggaGGTTTCGGAGCCGTATTTAAA GGAGAGCTGTGGGATGGAACTATCATAGCAGTGAAGCAGCTTTCTTCCAAGTCACACCAAGGAAACCGCGAGTTTGTGAATGAGATAGGCATGATCTCAGGTCTGAATCATCCAAACCTTGTCAAGCTTTATGGATGTTGTGTTGAAAAGAACCAGTTGTTGCTGGTCTATGAGTACATGGAAAACAACTCCCTTGCTCTTGCTCTGCATG AGAAGAGGTCCCTGAAACTAGATTGGGTAGCAAGAAGAAAAATATGTGTTGGAATCGCAAAAGGCCTTGAGTTCCTCCATGAAGGATCGACGATCCGGATGGTTCACCGTGACATTAAAACCAGTAATGTGCTTCTAGATGCCGACCTAAATGCAAAGATATCTGACTTTGGTTTGGCTAGGCTCCATGAAGAAGAACGCAGTCACATTAGTACCAAAGTCGCCGGAACCAT GGGATATATGGCTCCTGAATATGTACTATGGGGTCAGTTAACAGAGAAAGTAGACGTGTATAGCTTTGGGGTTGTGGCAATGGAGATTGTTAGTGGACAGAGTAATACTAAACACAGGGGAAGTGATGATCAGGTCTCCCTTATCAATTGG GCACTGACGCTGCAACAGAAAGGGGACATATTGGAGATTGTAGATCCATTGCTGGAAGGTGATTTCAACAGCAAAGAAGCCATGAGGATGATCAACGTTGCTCTTGTTTGCACAAACTCATCTCCTTCATTGAGGCCAACAATGTCAGAGGCCGTGCAGATGCTGGAGGGAGTGATCGAAATAAAAGAGGTTATGCCAGATCCTGGTTTATATGGACACGACTGGAGCATGTCAAAGCTGATGCACATTGATACACGTGGACGCTCGAGCACCTCCGGTCTGACAGATCGAACAGAAACAACAATGAAATCCTCTGTTTCTGGTTTTAATCCCTATCAGTATCCTTCCTCATCACTGGAATGTCCCTAG
- the LOC108806781 gene encoding probable LRR receptor-like serine/threonine-protein kinase At1g29720 isoform X2 translates to MSMMWIVFSALLFFTIITRFSVIQTASTSPALHPDELNSLEKVATTLGIKRVNLSYEDPCSLGTLMITQQVDSVWNPEVNNTIACDCSFNNKTICHITELVLMNFTLEGKLPPQLAKLRYLQSIDLSANYLTGTIPVEWASMSHLVLISLSGNRLSGKLPTWLQNLKNLKFLGVEGNQFSGPIPHELGNLTNLERLYLSSNQFTGSLPITLAKLVNLRRFWICDNNLSGTIPAYIGNWSRLERLYLYASGLKGPIPDAVASLESLSDLRISDMTGINSFPILSSKVLQTLILRNVSLSGPIPPYIWNLPNLKRLDLSFNKLTGEVQQIHKAPRFTYLAGNMLTGNVESAFFVNSKPNIDLSYNNFSWSSTCHENSNINTYRSSNSKNNLTGLFPCAGPITCKSYHRSLHINCGGENVQVTNSSRKITYQADNKKVWAATNLHMERWGISNTGDFTDDKSDDDTFIVSTSLRLSGAEKIKHHINYPLVLGATGAFVTSTLLAFGIYAWRRRREDKITRERDLRSQSLQTVCYTWRQLKAATNNFDQANKLGEGGFGAVFKGELWDGTIIAVKQLSSKSHQGNREFVNEIGMISGLNHPNLVKLYGCCVEKNQLLLVYEYMENNSLALALHEKRSLKLDWVARRKICVGIAKGLEFLHEGSTIRMVHRDIKTSNVLLDADLNAKISDFGLARLHEEERSHISTKVAGTMGYMAPEYVLWGQLTEKVDVYSFGVVAMEIVSGQSNTKHRGSDDQVSLINWALTLQQKGDILEIVDPLLEGDFNSKEAMRMINVALVCTNSSPSLRPTMSEAVQMLEGVIEIKEVMPDPGLYGHDWSMSKLMHIDTRGRSSTSGLTDRTETTMKSSVSGFNPYQYPSSSLECP, encoded by the exons ATGTCAATGATGTGGATCGTCTTCTCGGCTCTCCTGTTCTTCACCATCATCACACGCTTCTCCGTGATTCAAACAGCCTCTACTTCACCAGCTCTCCATCCAGATGAAT TGAATTCGCTTGAGAAGGTAGCTACTACACTTGGTATAAAGAGAGTGAACCTAAGTTATGAAGACCCATGCAGTTTAGGAACTCTAATGATAACACAACAAGTTGATTCTGTTTGGAATCCAGAGGTGAACAACACCATCGCTTGTGACTGTAGCTTTAACAACAAAACGATATGTCATATTACAGAATT AGTTCTCATGAATTTTACTCTTGAGGGGAAACTTCCACCTCAGTTGGCCAAGCTTCGATATCTCCAGTCAAT CGACTTATCAGCAAACTACCTTACGGGCACGATTCCAGTGGAGTGGGCTTCAATGTCACACCTCGTTCTCAT CTCACTCTCCGGGAATCGTTTGTCTGGGAAGTTACCAACCTGGTTGCAAAACTTAAAGAACCTGAAGTTCCT AGGGGTTGAAGGAAACCAGTTCTCTGGTCCCATTCCTCATGAGCTTGGTAACTTGACCAACCTTGAACGATT GTATCTTTCATCCAATCAATTTACAGGAAGCTTGCCTATCACTCTCGCTAAACTAGTAAACCTGAGGCGGTT ttgGATATGTGATAATAACTTAAGTGGAACTATCCCAGCATATATTGGCAACTGGTCTCGGCTTGAAAGGCT ATATCTATACGCAAGTGGACTAAAAGGACCTATTCCTGATGCAGTGGCCAGCCTTGAAAGTCTTAGTGATCT GAGAATTAGTGATATGACTGGAATAAACTCCTTTCCAATCCTATCCAGCAAAGTCCTCCAAACCCT AATTTTGAGGAATGTGAGTTTGTCTGGTCCCATTCCTCCTTACATCTGGAACTTGCCAAACCTAAAGAGACT AGATTTATCGTTTAACAAGTTGACTGGTGAAGTGCAACAAATACATAAAGCACCGAGATTTAC CTACCTGGCTGGCAACATGCTTACCGGAAACGTTGAATCTGCTTTTTTCGTCAACAGTAAACCTAACAT TGATCTCTCTTATAACAATTTCTCATGGTCATCGACCTGTCATGAAAATAG TAACATTAACACATACCGGAGCTCAAACTCGAAAAACAATTT AactggactttttccatgcgCTGGTCCAATCACCTGCAAGAGCT ATCATAGATCATTGCATATAAATTGCGGTGGAGAAAATGTACAGGTTACAAACTCCTCTCGTAAAATCACTTATCAAGCTGATAACAAAAAGGTCTGGGCGGCAACAAATCTTCACATGGAAAGATGGGGAATCAGCAACACTGGCGACTTTACCGATGATAAAAGTGACGATGACACGTTTATCGTTTCAACTAGTTTAAGACTATCTGGAG CGGAGAAAATAAAACACCACATTAATTATCCCCTAGTTTTGGGGGCAACGGGTGCGTTTGTAACAAGCACACTCTTGGCCTTTGGAATATATGCTTGGAGGAGACGCAGGGAAGACAAGATTACAAGAGAAAGAG ATCTGAGATCTCAGAGTCTGCAAACGGTTTGCTATACTTGGAGGCAGCTGAAGGCTGCAACAAACAATTTTGACCAAGccaataaacttggagaaggaGGTTTCGGAGCCGTATTTAAA GGAGAGCTGTGGGATGGAACTATCATAGCAGTGAAGCAGCTTTCTTCCAAGTCACACCAAGGAAACCGCGAGTTTGTGAATGAGATAGGCATGATCTCAGGTCTGAATCATCCAAACCTTGTCAAGCTTTATGGATGTTGTGTTGAAAAGAACCAGTTGTTGCTGGTCTATGAGTACATGGAAAACAACTCCCTTGCTCTTGCTCTGCATG AGAAGAGGTCCCTGAAACTAGATTGGGTAGCAAGAAGAAAAATATGTGTTGGAATCGCAAAAGGCCTTGAGTTCCTCCATGAAGGATCGACGATCCGGATGGTTCACCGTGACATTAAAACCAGTAATGTGCTTCTAGATGCCGACCTAAATGCAAAGATATCTGACTTTGGTTTGGCTAGGCTCCATGAAGAAGAACGCAGTCACATTAGTACCAAAGTCGCCGGAACCAT GGGATATATGGCTCCTGAATATGTACTATGGGGTCAGTTAACAGAGAAAGTAGACGTGTATAGCTTTGGGGTTGTGGCAATGGAGATTGTTAGTGGACAGAGTAATACTAAACACAGGGGAAGTGATGATCAGGTCTCCCTTATCAATTGG GCACTGACGCTGCAACAGAAAGGGGACATATTGGAGATTGTAGATCCATTGCTGGAAGGTGATTTCAACAGCAAAGAAGCCATGAGGATGATCAACGTTGCTCTTGTTTGCACAAACTCATCTCCTTCATTGAGGCCAACAATGTCAGAGGCCGTGCAGATGCTGGAGGGAGTGATCGAAATAAAAGAGGTTATGCCAGATCCTGGTTTATATGGACACGACTGGAGCATGTCAAAGCTGATGCACATTGATACACGTGGACGCTCGAGCACCTCCGGTCTGACAGATCGAACAGAAACAACAATGAAATCCTCTGTTTCTGGTTTTAATCCCTATCAGTATCCTTCCTCATCACTGGAATGTCCCTAG